The genomic DNA CTCAGGGATCAGGGCGTGGGTTAGTTACTCAGGGATCAGGACGTGCGTTAGTTACTCAGGGATCAGGGCGTGGGTTAGTTACTCAGGGATCAGGGCGTGGGTTAGTTACTCAGGGATCAGGGCGTGGATTAGTTACTCAGGGACCAGGGCGTGGGTTAGTTACTCAGGGATCAGGGCGTGGATTAGTTACTCAGGGATCAGGGCGTGGGTTAGTTACTCAGGGATCAGGGCGTGGGTTAGGTTCTCAGGGACCAGGGCGTGGGTTAGTTACTCATGGATCAGGGCGTGGGTTAGTTACTCAGGGATCAGGGCGTGGGTTAGTTACTCAGGGCTCAGGGCGTGGGTTAGTTACTCAGGGATCAGGGCGTGGGTTAGTTACTCATGGATCAGGGCGTGGGTTAGTTACTCAGGGACCAGGGCGTGGGTTAGTTACTCAGGGATCAGGGCGTGGGTTAGTTACTCAGGGATCAGGGCGTGGGTTAGTTACTCAGGGCGTGGGTTAGTTACTCAGGGCGTGGGTTAGTTACTCAGGGATCAGGGCGTGCGTTAGTTACTCAGGGATCAGGGCGTGGGTTAGTTACTCAGGGATCAGGACGTGCGTTAGTTACTCAGGGATCAGGGCGTGGGTTAGTTACTCAGGGATCAGGGCGTGGGTTAATTACTCAGGGATCAGGGCGTGGGTTAGTTACTCAGGGATCAGGGCGTGGGTTAGGTTCTCAGGGACCTGGGCGTGGGTTAGTTACTCATGGATCAGGGCGTGGGTTAGTTACTCAGGGATCAGGGCGTGGGTTAGTTACTCAGGGCTCAGGGCGTGGGTTAGTTACTCAGGGATCAGGGCGTTGGTTAGTTACTCATGGATCAGGGCGTGGGTTAGTTACTCAGGGACCAGGGCGTGGGTTAGTTACTCATGGATCAGGCCGTGGGTTAGTTACTCAGGGATCAGGGCGTGGGTTAGTTACTCAGGGATCAGGGCGTGGGTTAGTTACTCAGGGCGTGGGTTAGTTACTCAGGGCGTGGGTTAGTTACTCAGGGATCAGGGCGTGCGTTAGTTACTCAGGGATCAGGGCGTGGGTTAGTTACTCAGGGATCAGGACGTGCGTTAGTTACTCAGGGATCAGGGCGTGGGTTAGTTACTCAGGGATCAGGGCGTGGGTTAGTTACTCAGGGATCAGGGCGTGGGTTAGCTACTCAGGGATCAGGGCGTGGGTTAGTTACTCAGGGCTCAGGGCGTGGGTTAGTTACTCAGGGATCAGGGCGTGGATTAGTTACTCAGGGACCAGGGCGTGGGTTAGTTACTCAGGGATCAGGGCGTGGATTAGTTACTCAGGGATCAGGGCGTGGGTTAGTTACTCAGGGATCAGGGCGTGGGTTAGGTTCTCAGGGACCAGGGCGTGGGTTAGTTACTCATGGATCAGGGCGTGGGTTAGTTACTCAGGGATCAGGGCGTGGGTTAGTTACTCAGGGCTCAGGGCGTGGGTTAGTTACTCAGGGATCAGGGCGTGGGTTAGTTACTCATGGATCAGGGCGTGGGTTAGTTACTCAGGGACCAGGGCGTGGGTTAGTTACTCATGGATCAGGGCGTGGGTTAGTTACTCAGGGATCAGGGCGTGGGTAAGGTGCTCAGGGATCAGGGCGTGGGTAAGGTACTCGGGGATCAGGGCGTGGGTAAGGTGCTCAGGGATAAGGGCGTGGGTAAGGTGCTCAGGGATCAGGGCGTGGGTAAGGTGCTCAGGGATCAGGGCGTGGGTAAGGTGCTCAGGGATCAGGGCGTGGGTAAGGTGCTCAGGGATCAGGGCGTGGGTAAGGTGCTCAGGGATCAGGGCGTGGGTAAGGTGCTCAGGGATCAGGGCGTGGGTAAGGTGCTCAGGGATCAGGGCGTGGGTAAGGTGCTCAGGGATCAGGGCGTGGGTAAGGTGCTCAGGGATCAGGGCGTGGGTAAGGTGCTCAGGGATCAGGGCGTGGGTAAGGTGCTCAGAGATCGGGGCGTGCGTTAGTTACTCAGGGATCAGGGCGTGGGTTAGTTACTCAGGGATCAGGGCGTGGGTTAGTTACTCAGGGCGTGGGTTAGTTACTCAGGGATCTGGGCGTGCGTTAGTTACTCAGGGATCAGGGCGTGGGTTAGTTACTCAGGGATCAGGGCGTGGGTTAGTTACTCAGGGCGTGGGTTAGTTACTCAGGGATCAGGACGTGCGTTAGTTACTCAGGGATCAGGGCGTGGGTTAGTTACTCAGGGATCAGGGCGTGGGTTAGTTATTCAGGGATCAGGGCGTGGGTTAGTTACTCAGGGATCAGGGCGTGGGTTAGTTACTCAGGGCTCAGGGCGTGGGTTAGTTACTCAGGGATCAGGGCGTGGATTAGTTACTCAGGAACCAGGGCGTGGGTTAGTTACTCAGGGATCAGGGCGTGGGTTAGTTACTCAGGGATCAGGGCGTGGGTTAGGTTCTCAGGGACCAGGGCGTGGGTTAGTTGTTAATGGATCAGGGCGTGGGTTAGTTACTCAGGGATCAGGGCGTGGGTTAGTTACTCAGGGATCAGGACGTGCGTTAGTTACTCAGGGATCAGGGCGTGGGTTAGTTACTCAGGGATCAGGGCGTGGGTTAGTTACTCAGGGCTCAGGGCGTGGGTTAGTTACTCAGGGATCAGGGCGTGGATTAGTTACTCAGGAACCAGGGCGTGGGTTAGTTACTCAGGGATCAGGGCGTGGGTTAGTTACTCAGGGATCAGGGCGTGGGTTAGTTACTCAGGGATCAGGGCGTGGGTTAGGTTCTCAGGGACCAGGGCGTGGGTTAGTTATTAATGGATCAGGGCGTGGGTTAGTTACTCAGGGATCAGGGCGTGGGTTAGTTTTTCAGGGCTCAGGGCGTGGGTTAGTTACTCAGGGATCAGGGCGTGGGTTAGTTACTCATGGATCAGGGCGTGGGTTAGTTACTCAGGGACCAGGGCGTGGGTTAGTTACTCATGGATCAGGGCGTGGGTTAGTTACTCAGGGATCAGGGCGTGGGTAAGGTGCTCAGGGATCAGGGCGTGGGTAAGGTACTCGGGGATCAGGGCGTGGGTAAGGTGCTCAGGGATAAGGGCGTGGGTAAGGTGCTCAGGGATCACGGCGTTGGTAAGGTGCTCAGGGATCAGGGCGTGGGTAAGGTGCTCAGGGATCAGGGCGTGGGTAAGGTGCTCAGGGATCAGGGCGTGGGTTAGTTACTCAGGGCTCAGGGCGTGCGGGAGGTTCATGGCCTCAAGGTGATATGGTTTACATAAGCCACAATGTCGACTATACATCATTTAAACCTTAACATTTACTTGCCTACTTGACACCCAACACTCTCATAATATGAGGAAcaaaccacacgtcagaaaatGAGGGAacaacgacgtttctgtccgtcgtggaccattataatGTCGTGTAATGGGGAGGTAGTGGAAGAGAAAAACGAAATGGGGGAATAGAGGGCAATTAAAAGTGAATTGAATGAAAGAGCAAGACGAAAGGTACGAATAATATGATAGTTAAAAATTAGATTAAAAAGAAACATTAGGTGAATGGTAAGAATAAGATGAAGGAGAGAATAAGTGAAAAAGTTAAGAAAAGAGAAATGTAAGAATAAAGATAATCAGGTAAAGTAAATGAAAGGTTAGATGTCAGGGAATGAAAAATGAAGAAGAATAAAAAAGGGGAAAAAATACGACTTAGGCAAAGACAATGGTAAAAGAAAACAACTGCTAGATGCCTAATGGCGGAGAAAACAAATATTTAGTAATGCTTGAGATAGACAGTAAAGAGAGGCTAGAGGGGAGAAGCTTCAGTCAGGTCACGTTTGATATAAAGATTAAGAGTATTTAATCATGTAcaatgaaagggaagagtcaacagcaacaaagccaggataaggttcatgttgggtaggttgtgtatcagagccgagtcAACAAGATGTTGTGTAggaagacgccgtcttgttgattaGCTAATCTATAGGATGattagagtccctaacatgacaggaGAGAGCATTATctctgtctgcagacttaacacttcttagtgttccttaagtctgtcatttagtttgcagccagtttcaccaaagtattggagatgACAAGACGGACGCGAAATAGAGTAAACACCAGCATCATTTTttttggcagggatattcctgcgcgggccctaagcccggCTGCCCCACTACCAAcatcattagaagcaggaggagcagtgtgaaccggATTACTACGAAGAGTGTTAGTATGTCGAAAGGTGAGCTATgtgtcaagaggacgaaggggTATTAGGGAGATTTTTTAGTTCATATATGAATGGAAGGTAGAACACTGGTACAGTTGTTGGAAACAGGTTTGGGATGGAAGAAATTCCTTTAATGATAAGAATAGGCacagttaaaaaaatatatagggTAAGCAAGGCGAGAAAATGATTTGTAAATAATTTAaaattcagaatcaagaaactgagggctaCTGAAGCGTATGGCCCGAAGGAAGAGAGTGAATAGAACATTTTCTCAAacgaagaagtgaatgtacataccACTGTGCATAGACTTGCGGTAAACAGAGAACAAGAACCGGACACAGAACCGTACACATAAACGTCTAAGGAAAGAagaagggaattagattcccattcaactttggAAATGATAGAAAGAGCAAGATTGCAAAGAGAGGAAAATAAATGCTGTTGAAGGCTAGAGTTCTGAGGCCATAGAGCAAAAATATCCTCAACATAGCAGAGCCAGAGAGGGACAATAATCAACAGAGGGAATAACAATAATTTCAAAGTAGTCCAAATAGTGTTTGACAAGAACAGAAGAGAGATGAAACCCATAGCGGCAGCGATAGTTTAAACGAACTATTTTCATAGAAAGAGAAGGAGTTAGAGTCGACACAGAGTGTAATAAATCTGaggaaacgtcagtgggaagtgggagaggaagaaggccctcagtcgccttctgactaaggaaagagagaacgtcatcaaggggaacattagtgaacagagagtcgacatcaaggctaagcatcttacaggagggctgcaggcgcagtctttctatgaagtcctgagagtgacgaaggtgggcaggagaaaaGTACCAAGATAAGGAGTCTGAGTTTTATCAAGCCAGGAGGTAAGATGATAAGCGACAGATCCTATCGAAGAAATaaaaggacgaagaggaacacaggGTTTATGTCGTTCCTCCTGGCCAATTCTCAAGCTAAAATCAATTTCTTTCATCCCAAATCTGTTTCCAACACTAGTACTACTGTGCTGTGCCTTCCCTTCAAATCTGAACCCAAAAATCACACTAATACCCTTCGTTTTATATGTAAAACTCGCCTTGCGACAAACAAACACGCTTcgtagtaatctggttcacattgctcctcctgcttctaacgctgctggtgtctactctatttcctattcgcttgtcctctccaatactttggggaatctggccgtacacttaatggcagacttaaggaacacaaaagaagtgttaagtctgcagacacaaccatgctctcttctgtcatgttagggactctaaatcatcctattgattggtattttctaaaataatctttcctgcctctactcttcataGACGCCATCTTGTCGAATCGGCTATGATACACAACCTGCCCAACATGAATCTTTGTCATAGTTGCTGTTGACGTTTCCCTTTCtcactcaacccgtcctcttaaaattacgtcgcttttcactcgtatgcgcgctatggccaaaattgGACGTAATTAACATAATTAAATACTGTAACCCTCTTAACAAACATGACCTAACTAAGCTTCTCACCCTCTAAACTATCTTTACTGTCCTTCTCTCTCATTACTTTATTTTTTCTCTTCACCATTATTCGTCTTGCAGTTgatcatttttattattattttttctaaCTTTTTATACCCTTTTTCTATTCTTCTTCCTTTTTCCTTCCATTACTTCTAACATATTCTTTCCTTTACTTCATTCACATTATTATTTTTTGTCTTTTCTTGCCCCTTGATCTTATTCTTTTTTCTAATCGTATTCTTACCATTTATCTTATTTTTCTTTCATCTCTTTATTTCATCTTTTTCTTACCTTTCATCTCACTCTCGTCCCTCATATTGTTTATCTCGTCCACTCCGAATCTGAattggaataatacaggagaagatgcccatagggcgagccttgaagtgggggacagctgaagagaagtcggtgagaggaaaCGCTGAAGTAGAAGAGAAAGTGCCAGGGCTTGACCCTGCTGCGTGTCTTAAGTCGATGCTGAAAAAACAACCCCACATCTGGCTAGGCTGGGAGACGGGTCATAAAGGCGGCAGTGGCAGTGCTTCTTCATTAAAGTAGAGACAGTCAGTCTTCAGGTGGTGTCTTCTTTTTTCTTTCTTGTGTCTTCTTTCTTGCATCTTCTTTCTTCTTACTTCGTCGTCTTCTTATTTTTGTTCTTCGTTTGTCGTAACTGCATACTGTGAGCTTTTAGGTCTTGTTGGTCAGGAGGGATGAGGAGTGGATTAAGGATGGACTCGTCACACTCAACTAGGATGGTAGTTGCAGGAATGGGGTTCACTACTGTCCGTCTGGATATTGCTCTTTAAGTTCCTCAAAATGCTGGTTGTACATTCCACTACTAACTTTTTTGTATTCAGGGGGATCGAAAAGCGATTTTACTTCGTTGCCGAACCAGGTCTAGCATAGCTGGAGATAAGTTCATTTCCTCGGGGATTGACCTTCGAGGGGCATCAACAGAGGCAGTAGAATCCTCAGCAGATGAATTGCTGAGGTTCAGTGACGAGCAAGCTTTTTCTAGTACTGGAAGAGTTTGCATTGAGTCAGGTTTGCATTGAGTGGCAGCTTTCAGAGGTAGTTCAGAAGTAGTTGCAGATTGCTGAGGTAGttcagtatttgcaggttgtagAGGGTGGGCGTCAGCAGACAGGATATCTGCCAATGCAGTTGAAGAGATGGTGATGTCAGGGGCAGAAGTAGTATTTCTTGCTGAAGTCGTAGCACTGGCGTTGGCTGAGGCTGTAGTTGGGAAGAGTTCTTCAGGAACAATAAATGTTGATAGACCATTGTCAGTGTCAATGATGTTTAGAATTCGTTCAAATTGGTGTTTGTGCCTGTAATAGTGAGTAATGATGTTACATGAATGAACGAGTTGGTGTACACGCTGTTACTTGAGGGAGAGAATTGTGAGTGTAGGAGGACTGTTACTTGACGGAGAGTACTGTGAATGTAGGACTGTTACTTGAAGAATAGTACTGTGAGTGTAGGAGGACTGTTACTTGACGGAGAGTACTGTGGGTGTAGTAGGACTGTTACTTGACGGAGAGTACTGTGAATGTAGGACTGTTACTTGAAGGAGAGTACTGTGAGTGTAGGAGGACTGTTACTTGACGGAGAGtactgtgggtgtaggagaacTGTTACTTGAAGGAGAGTACTGTGAGTGTAGAAGGACTGTTACTTGAGAGAGAGTACTGTGAGTGTAGGAGGACTGTTACTTGACGGAGAGTACTGTGAGTGTAGAAGGACTGTTACTTGACGGAGAGTACTGTGAATGTAGGACTGTTACTTGAAGGAGAGTACTGTGAGTGTAGGAGGACTGTTACTTGACGGAGAGTACTGTGAGTGTAGAAGGACTGTTACTTGAGAGAGAGTACTGTGAGTGTAGGAGGACTGTTACTTGAGGGAGAGTACTGTGAGTGTAGGAGGACTGTTACTTGAGGGAGAGTACTGTGAGTGTAGGAGGACTATTACTTGAGGGAGAGTACTGTGAGTGTAGGAGGACTGTTACTTGAAGGAGAGTACTGTGAGTGTAGGAGGACTGTTACTTGAAGGAGAGTACTGTGAGTGTACGAGGACTGTTACTTGACGGAGAGTACTACTTGAATGAGAGAACTGTGAACGTATCAAGGCTTTTACGAGTCGGTACACTTGCGTGCATTGTTACTGAAATATTTCAAAATATTGTACCATTATCTTTTCACGCAACCCCGGGGGCAAGTGTGTCAGTTGAGGTGCTTAGGAGCAGTCAGGTGGCCGAGGGTGAGCAGCACCATGGAACTCAGTTTATGTACTCAAATAACAAACGTTTTATTTTATGCGATTTTGGTGTGTTTGGGAGACACACACTTGCAGGTTGTGTGTGTCACACATAATGTGCTTATTCCAGATTGTAGTATAACTAATTAAATGACCTATGTTATAGTGTTTCACTGTCTCGCTGTATAACACTGTATCCCTGTTGTTATAGTGCTGTACCCGCATTTTTTATAATACTGAACCGGTATTGTTGAATAATTCTGTTCCCGTGATGTTATATATCACTTTACCAGCGTTATATAATACTGTATACGGCTTCTTGGATAACACTGTACCCATGTTGTTTAATACTGTAATCGTCGTTTTTTATTTCACCGTACCCTTGTTTCATAATACTTTAATCCTAATGTTGTATAACACTAAATCCATGAAATAAAATACTGAATCTTTGTTGTTGTATAATGGGATGCCTCTGTTGTATAATTCTGTACCCGTGTGATACAATACCTACCAACATTGTTTATTGAAGCCATACCCGAGTTGTATGATAATCTAGCTGTGTTGTAGATTAACACAGGTAGATTCTCTGCACAGAGTTCTCATAACTCTGTAACCTTGTCGTTATCAGCAAGAGGAGGACGGAAGAAGTCTCCAGAGAGGATCTGAGACTGGTCTCGCCTAGCTGAgaaatacattttagtcatctcaTACAGTGTAAGGAAGAGTGTATCTACAAGTAGAAATATTCATACTCTATACAGTGTACATACACTGTACAGTGTTCATACATTGTACAGTAGGGTTAAGCGCCAGGACGATACATTTACAATTGCCACCGGAGGTGTTAGTGTGTTACAGTGAGGATGTGGGGAATCCTCGGTTGCCCCATATCACCTAAAAATAGGAAGTGTTGGAagaatataattttataattcatTGTGTAGGAGAACACTATCGACACTATTCATACACGATAGACTTtgatcgaggtccccccccccctcacacacacacacacacacgcaaggccgatttactgaccccgcccaggatgcaaccccacaataagGTGACTAACGCCTGAGTACCtacatactgctaggtgaatatgtAAGAAGTTTTCTTTCCATGTTAGAAAAGAAGAAAGACCCAGTGGTCTACACAGCCCCGCCTCTGTCTTCAGAGTGACAAAAGCAGAATACTGCTTCCATCACACGCAAAAGCTGCGATTTCCTGATCGCCATACGGACCCTTAATAAGGAATCACTTCCGAATGATGTATACACCTTCCTTCGGCCAGACCAACTTTGAGACTAAAGCCTCGGAGTGGTACTCATGTTAGAAGACATATTAACTAAACCTTTGAGATAGTAAAATAAGGCTTTTCCCATAGTTGCGAGGCATGAACTACATCGGAATGTTCAGAGCTGTGAAAGACAGCACACCTGAGGAATGGTGGACGACGAGAGGAATGATAACCACTTGAAAAATCCATAAAGTGTACAAAGAAAGACTTATCAGCACAAGATATAGAGGAGGGTGGGAACAAACTGAATGAATAAGAAGGAGACGGTGTTAAAAAAAAACTCTATGTAAAACTTTAAGAGCAAATACGTGAAAATAAATAATTCCAATATACCTTCAGGTGCACATCAGAGTGATAAATAAAGAGGGAACGTGACAAACTATTTAATGATGAAGATGTCAGAAAAACATTTATGGAAGGGTTGTAAACAAATGGTTTCGATAAGATAAAGAAGCTGTTTTAGAATAACTAATTCACAATTTTAAAGTCAATTTAATTGGAGCAACGAATGAGCAGAATCATTGTGTTAGTAATAGTCGATATAGTGTTCTTTGGGCGAGGTTGGGTACAGAAACAGACGACTTCAGACTCCTGATAGTAGGCCGAGGGCTTCAATATTAACTGAAGATCAACCGAAGTAGCATTATGGAGAATATCTATTGGTAAttacaaatgaaaatatttatatattggcATAAATATAGTCCCATACACACGGTAATGAAAGCCGAGTGTAATATACACACAGAGGGAAACATTCACTAATGGACTCATGGATGCATTAACACACACTCATGCTAAAAATACATACAATTAATGACACCAAAACACATACGCCTTGCCACATACCCATaaggcagcccatcctcctgttaggATAGTACTTTGTGTAACTATGTGCGCAATCGTTTAAGTATCGACGTTATGGATAAACAGCACATAGCATTTAGTACTATTTATTATATAGTGCACAAAAAAATGATGCTAAGACCAAGCTTAAATATTCATTGGCCTAGTATAGCAAATAAATGCTCTCTATTAGGCCACACAAAGCGTATATTACGCCTTGGATGATTAGGTTAGATTTCAATAGCAACATAAAATAGAACAACAAATTCCGGTTTgccaaattcaataatacagaAATCTACTATATATTGGTTCATATTTGCACGAGCGATCTCATCGTTACAACAAGTACTTGCATTTTAGGAGGATCAGCTTCatacggacacacacacaggcataaaCAATACGTATCGTAAAAAACAGTTGCAGACACAAGCGTCTTACACTTCAGATGAGACTGGAGGAGGCAGGAGCAGTTGTCGACAGACCCTGGTGCGGTGGACGACTGGGATAACCACACAACACTCAGAGACCCGTTACATATATGAGAgccacccactccccccccccccctcccccgtccctggCACCAGCCTGTCTGGCGCCAGAGACCCGTGATTGGGACATTTACCGATAGACACCATACGTAAATTCCCTTTGTCAAAGACAGTTTTGGTGAATATAATATTTAAAACAATTACTTGAAAATATAAAGCTTTATTAAAACACAGAAATATTTTAATTGAAGAGAAAATAACctgaaaataatattttttaatTACCTAAACAATGTCCAGCTGTGAATAACAATGTTAAGCTGTGAATAACAATGTTTAGCTGTTAATAACAAAGTTTAGCTGTGAGTAACAATGTTTAGCTGTGAGTAACAATGTTTAGCTGTGAATAACAATGTTTAGCTGTGAGTAACATTGTTTAGCTGAGAATAACAATGTTAAGCTGTGAGTAACAATGTTCAGCTGTGAATAACAATGTTTAACTGTGAGTAACAATGTTTAGCTGTGAATATCAATGTTTAGCTGTGAGTAACAATGTTTAGCTGTGAATAAAAAATTCTAGCTGCGagaattttgtgatcttacttcttagcaccctttcaaatatttttatgatgtgtgatgttagtgatatcggtaattttttgcctctaccTTATTCCCTCCTTTATGATTATCTCTGCTATTTTTAGTATGCCAGGGATAATACCAGTATCTAGGCTCGGAAGTAGCCTTCCTTAGAGGTGCTTCAAGGAACCTGCCCACACGGGTCTCTGACCCTGTTAAGAAAGGGATacttcaggcgatgagtcacaataacgtggctaaagtatgttgacagacaacacactagaaggtgaagggacgacgacgtttcggtccgtcctgggccattctcaagtcgaaacgtcgtcgttccttcaccttttaGAGTGTGGTCAGGGCAAGAAAGGGATACTTCTTGAGCTTCATTGATAGAAAACCTTTTGCGAGTTCTAGGTCGTAAAGCGCAGTGTTGAGTGACCAAGATGTCTGTCATGTCGTGGCTACATACTAGTTGTTTAGCAAATTTGATGTCTGTAAGTGACTTGGCTCATGGTGGTACCATTGGAGAGTAAAATGGTAACTTAACCAAGGTATATA from Procambarus clarkii isolate CNS0578487 chromosome 32, FALCON_Pclarkii_2.0, whole genome shotgun sequence includes the following:
- the LOC138370431 gene encoding uncharacterized protein — encoded protein: MCRGEDDTTELVITHMWSETRVGRFLEAPLRKATSEPRYWHKHQFERILNIIDTDNGLSTFIVPEELFPTTASANASATTSARNTTSAPDITISSTALADILSADAHPLQPANTELPQQSATTSELPLKAATQCKPDSMQTLPVLEKACSSLNLSNSSAEDSTASVDAPRRSIPEEMNLSPAMLDLHLTHALIPEHLTHALIPEHLTHALIPEHLTHALIPEHLTHALIPEHLTHALIPEHLTHALIPEHLTHALIPEHLTHALIPEHLTHALIPEHLTHALIPEHLTHALIPEYLTHALIPEHLTHALIPE